A genomic stretch from Longimicrobium sp. includes:
- a CDS encoding SbcC/MukB-like Walker B domain-containing protein, whose amino-acid sequence RIQTLAEQEPDYAGQLRSAFITLQSAEHEFRARIEAYPTLEEYVDDMRRTGLSRAMQRILHDIAPESIDDEVKGAQQELNAAYARARGAFEEMSPELDGDILRFTHELGQMRLDELYRTLEEQQARNETLLEDEDRRLIEQLMLRDVVDAIREAIRNTRRWVSDINGILGRMQLFKGGIMRLQWDVRTREATDAFDPRRLDDLLTQRGIALDEARREELLEIFRTMVADIRRRNRERELLEDYRTALLRMVDYTQWYTLTVQRKDESGRWIPLTRRLYGQGSGGRRTLDLLLPLIAAVSARLQSADRAAPRLVGFDEAFAGVDDRNAAEIYALLTELDFCWIMATEKATALGKEVRGSATYEMLTDGRTVAPTLSLWDGLRRYEFIGDELLGMETSSRGSMETEHAP is encoded by the coding sequence ACGGATCCAGACGCTCGCCGAGCAGGAGCCGGACTACGCCGGCCAGCTGCGGAGCGCATTCATCACCCTCCAATCCGCCGAACACGAGTTCCGCGCGCGGATCGAGGCGTATCCCACCCTGGAGGAATACGTAGACGACATGCGCCGGACCGGCCTGTCCAGGGCCATGCAGCGCATCCTGCACGACATCGCCCCCGAGTCCATCGACGACGAGGTGAAGGGCGCGCAGCAGGAACTGAACGCGGCCTACGCCCGGGCGCGAGGCGCGTTCGAGGAGATGAGCCCCGAGCTGGACGGCGACATCCTCCGCTTTACCCACGAGCTGGGGCAGATGCGGCTCGACGAGCTGTATCGTACGCTCGAGGAGCAGCAGGCGCGCAACGAGACGCTGCTGGAAGACGAGGACCGCCGGCTGATCGAGCAGCTGATGCTGCGCGACGTGGTGGATGCCATCCGCGAGGCCATCCGCAACACGCGCCGCTGGGTGAGCGACATCAACGGCATTCTCGGCCGGATGCAGCTGTTCAAGGGCGGCATCATGCGCCTGCAGTGGGACGTGCGCACCCGCGAGGCCACGGACGCGTTCGATCCGCGGCGGCTGGACGACCTGCTCACGCAGCGCGGCATTGCCCTGGACGAGGCGCGGCGCGAGGAGCTGCTGGAGATCTTCCGCACGATGGTGGCCGACATCCGCCGCCGGAACCGCGAGCGCGAACTGCTGGAGGACTATCGCACGGCACTGCTGCGGATGGTGGATTACACGCAGTGGTACACGCTCACCGTGCAGCGCAAGGACGAATCCGGCCGATGGATTCCGCTCACCAGGCGGCTCTACGGCCAGGGAAGCGGCGGCCGGCGCACGCTGGACCTGCTGCTGCCGTTGATCGCGGCAGTGAGCGCGCGACTGCAGTCCGCCGACCGCGCCGCGCCGCGGCTGGTCGGCTTCGACGAGGCCTTCGCCGGCGTGGACGACCGCAACGCGGCGGAGATCTACGCGCTGCTCACGGAGCTGGACTTCTGCTGGATCATGGCGACGGAAAAAGCCACCGCGCTGGGGAAAGAAGTGCGCGGCTCCGCCACCTACGAAATGCTCACGGACGGGAGGACGGTCGCACCCACGCTGAGCCTGTGGGATGGCCTGCGCCGCTACGAGTTCAT